The Purpureocillium takamizusanense chromosome 11, complete sequence region TCCTCCTTCACGCGCCGCTCGAGTTGCTCTGCCAGATGGTCGGCTGCACTCTAAGCTGGAAGCTCAGCCGACTCTTGATACCAGCAGCAAGGGAGCTAGGCTGCCGAGACTTGGCAGTTGTATTAGTTGTTCAGATCGTCCGGTCCTGCGTGGTCGCAGCAAACGCCGGACGGGATTCCAACCATGTTCCATACTCGCGGCTGCCAAAGGATCCAAACATGCTGTACGTCGGCCCCCAGTACCATGCGATGCATCACCTTGACCCTCAAAACTATTTCGGCTCCACGCTGCGCTTGGTAGACTGGATCATTGGCTCGGCCGTCAGCCTGCGTGGGAGGCGCGTGGCCATGACTGGCTCCAACGGAGCCCTCGGCCAAGCACTCACCCATCGACTCAACCTAGAGCATGTCAAATGTATCGAGTCTCTGCGGTTTGGAATCGAGTGGTCCTACGACACATATGCCGCGCTCGCACCGATCctcgccgacaccgacatcTTGATTCTCGCTCATGGATCCAAGGACTGCGAGGATCCAGTCCGGGCAAACTGCGAGTCTGCCGTGGCCATCATCGAGCTGTTCAGACGGATCCGTCCGCCGTCTCTCAAACCCGAAGCCTTGCCCGAGGTGTGGTATgtcggcagcgaggccgagctccACGGCGCATGGTCGCGACGCATGCAACCCTACACGGAAGCGAAGCGAGCCTTTGTCCCCTTTGCCCGGGCGTACTACGACAACAAAACCATCATATATCGTCACATCGTTCCTGCCGCTTTCCGCTCTAGTATGGGCCCTGCACTCGTTACGGCTCAttgggcggccgcggtggcgctTTGGTGGATTAAACGTGGAGCGAGATATGTCCCGGTGACATATACCGGCTTTGCCTACGCCAACTACTTCCGATTCAAGTACCATGTCAAGCCTTTCGACGCGTCCATCGGCCATGTAGACTCTGTGAACCATAGCGATAGCTAATAGAGAGCAACACCCAGCCAGTCCCACTGGTAATCAATGACACCGGCTGGAACGCGTGGCCCCAATTTGCCAAAAAAGCATGAGACGACAGCCGACAACGCATCAGACAGGTCGGTGATGCTGCAGCCCCCAGTCCTCACCCCCCGGGATGGCGTTTTTAGCCGATCTGAGGACGCCGCAAGTGGCTGACAGGAGCCAAGATGCCACAGGGTCTTCCTTGTTGAGATGGCACATGCGTCCGTGCCCTGCCTGTCAACAAGCTGCGCGGCTCGCTTCGACGTGCTACAATGGGCGATGTCTTGCTCGTGTCGAGTCAGGAACCTGGCCCTGCTGATCCGCGGTAGTATTTTAAGCTGCCGAGGCCCACATGGAAGCCTACGCTTTGCGCAAAGGCATGAAGCACTGCCTTCATTTTCACGTCGAGGCCTCTGCCGAGTCACCCAGACTTGGCCAGTGCTACGTAATTCAGCCTCTGAAGTCGTAGATAGCCGACGCTTGAGTCGTATCCATTTCGTTAATCAGGGCATGAGATGAGTGGACTCTCAACTCTCCTGCCCTTACGTATATATGGGCTGCAACCAATGCACTGCACCATACTGACACGCGGCAACACGAGGCCAAGGTTAAGAAACGCAGGCATGCTCGTCcacacggcagcggcataATCGCTACAACAGAAATGCACCCTTGGGTTGTTATTGTCCGACGGAGGATCCATTTATTCCAGGACCCAACTCCGCACCGCGATCG contains the following coding sequences:
- a CDS encoding uncharacterized protein (EggNog:ENOG503PB08~COG:I~COG:Q); the encoded protein is MLYVGPQYHAMHHLDPQNYFGSTLRLVDWIIGSAVSLRGRRVAMTGSNGALGQALTHRLNLEHVKCIESLRFGIEWSYDTYAALAPILADTDILILAHGSKDCEDPVRANCESAVAIIELFRRIRPPSLKPEALPEVWYVGSEAELHGAWSRRMQPYTEAKRAFVPFARAYYDNKTIIYRHIVPAAFRSSMGPALVTAHWAAAVALWWIKRGARYVPVTYTGFAYANYFRFKYHVKPFDASIGHVDSVNHSDS